The Gymnogyps californianus isolate 813 chromosome 5, ASM1813914v2, whole genome shotgun sequence genome contains a region encoding:
- the PAPOLA gene encoding poly(A) polymerase alpha isoform X5 — translation MPFPVTTQGSQTQQLQKHYGITSPISLAAPKEFDCMLTQKLIETLKPYGVFEEEEELQRRILILGKLNNLVKEWIREISESKNLPQSVIENVGGKIFTFGSYRLGVHTKGADIDALCVAPRHVERSDFFTSFYEKLKQQEEVKDLRAVEEAFVPVIKLCFDGIEIDILFARLALQTIPEDLDLRDDSLLKNLDIRCIRSLNGCRVTDEILHLVPNIDNFRLTLRAIKLWAKRHNIYSNILGFLGGVSWAMLVARTCQLYPNAIASTLVHKFFLVFSKWEWPNPVLLKQPEECNLNLPVWDPRVNPSDRYHLMPIITPAYPQQNSTYNVSVSTRMVMVEEFKQGLAITDEILLSKAEWSKLFEAPNFFQKYKKQDIKRTNSEGQYLR, via the exons TCCCGTTACAACCCAGGGATCACAAACACAGCAACTACAGAAGCATTATGGCATTACCTCACCTATCAGTTTAGCTGCCCCCAAGGAGTTTGACTGCATGCTTACCCAGAAATTAATCGAAACCCTAAAACCTTATGGTGTatttgaagaggaagaagaactGCAACGCAG GATTCTAATTTTGGGAAAATTAAATAACCTGGTAAAGGAATGGATACGGGAAATCAGTGAAAGCAAG AATCTTCCACAGTCTGTAATAGAAAATGTTGGAGGAAAAATTTTTACATTTGGATCCTATAGATTAGGGGTTCATACAAAAG GTGCTGATATTGATGCCCTGTGTGTTGCACCAAGACATGTtgaaagaagtgattttttcaCATCGTTttatgaaaaactgaaacaacaaGAAGAAGTAAAAGATCTGAGG gctGTTGAAGAAGCTTTTGTCCCTGTtattaaactttgttttgatGGAATAGAG attgatATTTTGTTTGCAAGATTAGCACTGCAAACTATTCCTGAGGACTTAGACCTACGAGACGATAGCCTACTTAAAAATTTAGACATTAGATGCATACGAAGTCTTAATG GTTGCCGGGTAACCGATGAAATTCTGCATCTAGTACCAAACATTGACAACTTCAGGTTAACACTGAGAGCTATCAAACTGTGGGCAAAAC GCCACAACATCTATTCCAATATACTAGGTTTCCTTGGCGGTGTTTCCTGGGCTATGCTAGTAGCAAGAACTTGCCAGCTTTATCCAAATGCAATAGCATCAACTCTTGTACATAaatttttcttggtattttctAAATg GGAATGGCCAAATCCAGTGCTATTGAAACAGCCAGAAGAATGCAATCTTAATTTGCCTGTATGGGACCCAAGG GTAAACCCCAGTGATAGGTACCATCTTATGCCTATAATTACACCAGCATACCCACAGCAGAACTCTACCTACAATGTGTCCGTTTCCACACGGATGGTCATGGTTGAGGAATTTAAACAAG GTCTTGCTATCACAGATGAAATTTTGCTGAGTAAGGCAGAGTGGTCCAAACTTTTTGAAGCTCCAAACTTCTTTCAGAAGTACAA GAAACAAGATATTAAAAGAACTAATTCTGAAGGTCAATATTTAAGGTGA
- the PAPOLA gene encoding poly(A) polymerase alpha isoform X1, whose amino-acid sequence MPFPVTTQGSQTQQLQKHYGITSPISLAAPKEFDCMLTQKLIETLKPYGVFEEEEELQRRILILGKLNNLVKEWIREISESKNLPQSVIENVGGKIFTFGSYRLGVHTKGADIDALCVAPRHVERSDFFTSFYEKLKQQEEVKDLRAVEEAFVPVIKLCFDGIEIDILFARLALQTIPEDLDLRDDSLLKNLDIRCIRSLNGCRVTDEILHLVPNIDNFRLTLRAIKLWAKRHNIYSNILGFLGGVSWAMLVARTCQLYPNAIASTLVHKFFLVFSKWEWPNPVLLKQPEECNLNLPVWDPRVNPSDRYHLMPIITPAYPQQNSTYNVSVSTRMVMVEEFKQGLAITDEILLSKAEWSKLFEAPNFFQKYKHYIVLLASAPTEKQRLEWVGLVESKIRILVGNLEKNEFITLAHVNPQSFPAPKENPDKEEYRTMWVIGLVFKKTENSENLSVDLTYDIQSFTDTVYRQAINSKMFEMDMKIAARHVKRKQLHQLLPNHVLQKKKKHSTEGIRLTALNDSSLDLSMDSDNSTSVPSPTSAMKTSPLNSSGSSQGRSSPAPAVTAASVTNIQASEVTVPQINSSESSGGTSNESIPQTATQPAISPPPKPTISRIVSSAYLLNPSPRTSGNVATKMPSPVTAVKRTSSPHKEESPKKMKIEEQDEISEDTSCIDLNEHEKMETKEQLETEVNVNSQTETLQTTSLQAPQKTPSTDLSDIPALPANPIPVIKNSIKLRLNR is encoded by the exons TCCCGTTACAACCCAGGGATCACAAACACAGCAACTACAGAAGCATTATGGCATTACCTCACCTATCAGTTTAGCTGCCCCCAAGGAGTTTGACTGCATGCTTACCCAGAAATTAATCGAAACCCTAAAACCTTATGGTGTatttgaagaggaagaagaactGCAACGCAG GATTCTAATTTTGGGAAAATTAAATAACCTGGTAAAGGAATGGATACGGGAAATCAGTGAAAGCAAG AATCTTCCACAGTCTGTAATAGAAAATGTTGGAGGAAAAATTTTTACATTTGGATCCTATAGATTAGGGGTTCATACAAAAG GTGCTGATATTGATGCCCTGTGTGTTGCACCAAGACATGTtgaaagaagtgattttttcaCATCGTTttatgaaaaactgaaacaacaaGAAGAAGTAAAAGATCTGAGG gctGTTGAAGAAGCTTTTGTCCCTGTtattaaactttgttttgatGGAATAGAG attgatATTTTGTTTGCAAGATTAGCACTGCAAACTATTCCTGAGGACTTAGACCTACGAGACGATAGCCTACTTAAAAATTTAGACATTAGATGCATACGAAGTCTTAATG GTTGCCGGGTAACCGATGAAATTCTGCATCTAGTACCAAACATTGACAACTTCAGGTTAACACTGAGAGCTATCAAACTGTGGGCAAAAC GCCACAACATCTATTCCAATATACTAGGTTTCCTTGGCGGTGTTTCCTGGGCTATGCTAGTAGCAAGAACTTGCCAGCTTTATCCAAATGCAATAGCATCAACTCTTGTACATAaatttttcttggtattttctAAATg GGAATGGCCAAATCCAGTGCTATTGAAACAGCCAGAAGAATGCAATCTTAATTTGCCTGTATGGGACCCAAGG GTAAACCCCAGTGATAGGTACCATCTTATGCCTATAATTACACCAGCATACCCACAGCAGAACTCTACCTACAATGTGTCCGTTTCCACACGGATGGTCATGGTTGAGGAATTTAAACAAG GTCTTGCTATCACAGATGAAATTTTGCTGAGTAAGGCAGAGTGGTCCAAACTTTTTGAAGCTCCAAACTTCTTTCAGAAGTACAA GCATTATATTGTACTTCTAGCAAGTGCACCGACAGAAAAACAGCGACTAGAATG GGTGGGCTTGGTGGAATCAAAAATCCGTATTCTAGTTGGAAACCTGGAGAAGAATGAATTCATTACACTGGCTCATGTGAATCCACAGTCATTCCCAGCACCCAAGGAGAATCCTGACAA GGAAGAATACCGTACAATGTGGGTGATTGGGTTGGTgtttaagaaaactgaaaattctgaaaatttaaGTGTTGATCTTACCTACGACATTCAGTCTTTTACAGATACAG TTTATAGGCAAGCAATAAACAGCAAGATGTTTGAGATGGATATGAAGATTGCTGCAAGGCATGTGAAACGTAAGCAGCTTCACCAACTGCTACCTAATCACgtgcttcagaaaaagaaaaag CATTCAACAGAAGGGATCAGGTTGACAGCTCTGAATGACAGCAGCCTAGACTTGTCTATGGACAGTGATAACAGCACGTCTGTGCCTTCGCCTACTAGTGCTATGAAGACTAGTCCATTGAACAGTTCTGGAAGTTCTCAGGG caGAAGCAGTCCTGCGCCAGCTGTAACAGCAGCATCTGTGACCAACATACAGGCTTCTGAAGTCACTGTGCCACAAATAAATTCCAGTGAAAGCTCAGGGG GTACTTCAAATGAAAGCATTCCTCAAACTGCCACACAACCAGCCATTTCTCCACCACCAAAGCCTACCATCTCTAGAATTGTTTCCTCAGCGTATCTATTAAATCCATCACCAAGAACTTCAGGAAATGTTGCAACAAAAATGCCTAGCCCTGTCACAGCAGTGAAAAGGACATCTTCTCCCCATAAAGAAGAGTCtcctaagaaaatgaaaattgaagaG caggATGAAATAAGTGAAGATACTAGCTGTATAGATTTGAATGAGCatgaaaaaatggaaactaaG gaGCAACTCGAGACAGAAGTGAATGTTAATTCTCAAACAGAAACTCTTCAGACAACTTCTCTGCAAGCTCCTCAg aaaacaccCAGTACAGACCTTTCAGATatccctgctctccctgcaaATCCTATTCCTGTTATCAAGAATTCAATAAAATTGAGATTGAACCGGTAA
- the PAPOLA gene encoding poly(A) polymerase alpha isoform X2 — protein MPFPVTTQGSQTQQLQKHYGITSPISLAAPKEFDCMLTQKLIETLKPYGVFEEEEELQRRILILGKLNNLVKEWIREISESKNLPQSVIENVGGKIFTFGSYRLGVHTKGADIDALCVAPRHVERSDFFTSFYEKLKQQEEVKDLRAVEEAFVPVIKLCFDGIEIDILFARLALQTIPEDLDLRDDSLLKNLDIRCIRSLNGCRVTDEILHLVPNIDNFRLTLRAIKLWAKRHNIYSNILGFLGGVSWAMLVARTCQLYPNAIASTLVHKFFLVFSKWEWPNPVLLKQPEECNLNLPVWDPRVNPSDRYHLMPIITPAYPQQNSTYNVSVSTRMVMVEEFKQGLAITDEILLSKAEWSKLFEAPNFFQKYKHYIVLLASAPTEKQRLEWVGLVESKIRILVGNLEKNEFITLAHVNPQSFPAPKENPDKEEYRTMWVIGLVFKKTENSENLSVDLTYDIQSFTDTVYRQAINSKMFEMDMKIAARHVKRKQLHQLLPNHVLQKKKKHSTEGIRLTALNDSSLDLSMDSDNSTSVPSPTSAMKTSPLNSSGSSQGRSSPAPAVTAASVTNIQASEVTVPQINSSESSGGTSNESIPQTATQPAISPPPKPTISRIVSSAYLLNPSPRTSGNVATKMPSPVTAVKRTSSPHKEESPKKMKIEEDEISEDTSCIDLNEHEKMETKEQLETEVNVNSQTETLQTTSLQAPQKTPSTDLSDIPALPANPIPVIKNSIKLRLNR, from the exons TCCCGTTACAACCCAGGGATCACAAACACAGCAACTACAGAAGCATTATGGCATTACCTCACCTATCAGTTTAGCTGCCCCCAAGGAGTTTGACTGCATGCTTACCCAGAAATTAATCGAAACCCTAAAACCTTATGGTGTatttgaagaggaagaagaactGCAACGCAG GATTCTAATTTTGGGAAAATTAAATAACCTGGTAAAGGAATGGATACGGGAAATCAGTGAAAGCAAG AATCTTCCACAGTCTGTAATAGAAAATGTTGGAGGAAAAATTTTTACATTTGGATCCTATAGATTAGGGGTTCATACAAAAG GTGCTGATATTGATGCCCTGTGTGTTGCACCAAGACATGTtgaaagaagtgattttttcaCATCGTTttatgaaaaactgaaacaacaaGAAGAAGTAAAAGATCTGAGG gctGTTGAAGAAGCTTTTGTCCCTGTtattaaactttgttttgatGGAATAGAG attgatATTTTGTTTGCAAGATTAGCACTGCAAACTATTCCTGAGGACTTAGACCTACGAGACGATAGCCTACTTAAAAATTTAGACATTAGATGCATACGAAGTCTTAATG GTTGCCGGGTAACCGATGAAATTCTGCATCTAGTACCAAACATTGACAACTTCAGGTTAACACTGAGAGCTATCAAACTGTGGGCAAAAC GCCACAACATCTATTCCAATATACTAGGTTTCCTTGGCGGTGTTTCCTGGGCTATGCTAGTAGCAAGAACTTGCCAGCTTTATCCAAATGCAATAGCATCAACTCTTGTACATAaatttttcttggtattttctAAATg GGAATGGCCAAATCCAGTGCTATTGAAACAGCCAGAAGAATGCAATCTTAATTTGCCTGTATGGGACCCAAGG GTAAACCCCAGTGATAGGTACCATCTTATGCCTATAATTACACCAGCATACCCACAGCAGAACTCTACCTACAATGTGTCCGTTTCCACACGGATGGTCATGGTTGAGGAATTTAAACAAG GTCTTGCTATCACAGATGAAATTTTGCTGAGTAAGGCAGAGTGGTCCAAACTTTTTGAAGCTCCAAACTTCTTTCAGAAGTACAA GCATTATATTGTACTTCTAGCAAGTGCACCGACAGAAAAACAGCGACTAGAATG GGTGGGCTTGGTGGAATCAAAAATCCGTATTCTAGTTGGAAACCTGGAGAAGAATGAATTCATTACACTGGCTCATGTGAATCCACAGTCATTCCCAGCACCCAAGGAGAATCCTGACAA GGAAGAATACCGTACAATGTGGGTGATTGGGTTGGTgtttaagaaaactgaaaattctgaaaatttaaGTGTTGATCTTACCTACGACATTCAGTCTTTTACAGATACAG TTTATAGGCAAGCAATAAACAGCAAGATGTTTGAGATGGATATGAAGATTGCTGCAAGGCATGTGAAACGTAAGCAGCTTCACCAACTGCTACCTAATCACgtgcttcagaaaaagaaaaag CATTCAACAGAAGGGATCAGGTTGACAGCTCTGAATGACAGCAGCCTAGACTTGTCTATGGACAGTGATAACAGCACGTCTGTGCCTTCGCCTACTAGTGCTATGAAGACTAGTCCATTGAACAGTTCTGGAAGTTCTCAGGG caGAAGCAGTCCTGCGCCAGCTGTAACAGCAGCATCTGTGACCAACATACAGGCTTCTGAAGTCACTGTGCCACAAATAAATTCCAGTGAAAGCTCAGGGG GTACTTCAAATGAAAGCATTCCTCAAACTGCCACACAACCAGCCATTTCTCCACCACCAAAGCCTACCATCTCTAGAATTGTTTCCTCAGCGTATCTATTAAATCCATCACCAAGAACTTCAGGAAATGTTGCAACAAAAATGCCTAGCCCTGTCACAGCAGTGAAAAGGACATCTTCTCCCCATAAAGAAGAGTCtcctaagaaaatgaaaattgaagaG gATGAAATAAGTGAAGATACTAGCTGTATAGATTTGAATGAGCatgaaaaaatggaaactaaG gaGCAACTCGAGACAGAAGTGAATGTTAATTCTCAAACAGAAACTCTTCAGACAACTTCTCTGCAAGCTCCTCAg aaaacaccCAGTACAGACCTTTCAGATatccctgctctccctgcaaATCCTATTCCTGTTATCAAGAATTCAATAAAATTGAGATTGAACCGGTAA
- the PAPOLA gene encoding poly(A) polymerase alpha isoform X3: protein MPFPVTTQGSQTQQLQKHYGITSPISLAAPKEFDCMLTQKLIETLKPYGVFEEEEELQRRILILGKLNNLVKEWIREISESKNLPQSVIENVGGKIFTFGSYRLGVHTKGADIDALCVAPRHVERSDFFTSFYEKLKQQEEVKDLRAVEEAFVPVIKLCFDGIEIDILFARLALQTIPEDLDLRDDSLLKNLDIRCIRSLNGCRVTDEILHLVPNIDNFRLTLRAIKLWAKRHNIYSNILGFLGGVSWAMLVARTCQLYPNAIASTLVHKFFLVFSKWEWPNPVLLKQPEECNLNLPVWDPRVNPSDRYHLMPIITPAYPQQNSTYNVSVSTRMVMVEEFKQGLAITDEILLSKAEWSKLFEAPNFFQKYKHYIVLLASAPTEKQRLEWVGLVESKIRILVGNLEKNEFITLAHVNPQSFPAPKENPDKEEYRTMWVIGLVFKKTENSENLSVDLTYDIQSFTDTVYRQAINSKMFEMDMKIAARHVKRKQLHQLLPNHVLQKKKKHSTEGIRLTALNDSSLDLSMDSDNSTSVPSPTSAMKTSPLNSSGSSQGSSPAPAVTAASVTNIQASEVTVPQINSSESSGGTSNESIPQTATQPAISPPPKPTISRIVSSAYLLNPSPRTSGNVATKMPSPVTAVKRTSSPHKEESPKKMKIEEQDEISEDTSCIDLNEHEKMETKEQLETEVNVNSQTETLQTTSLQAPQKTPSTDLSDIPALPANPIPVIKNSIKLRLNR from the exons TCCCGTTACAACCCAGGGATCACAAACACAGCAACTACAGAAGCATTATGGCATTACCTCACCTATCAGTTTAGCTGCCCCCAAGGAGTTTGACTGCATGCTTACCCAGAAATTAATCGAAACCCTAAAACCTTATGGTGTatttgaagaggaagaagaactGCAACGCAG GATTCTAATTTTGGGAAAATTAAATAACCTGGTAAAGGAATGGATACGGGAAATCAGTGAAAGCAAG AATCTTCCACAGTCTGTAATAGAAAATGTTGGAGGAAAAATTTTTACATTTGGATCCTATAGATTAGGGGTTCATACAAAAG GTGCTGATATTGATGCCCTGTGTGTTGCACCAAGACATGTtgaaagaagtgattttttcaCATCGTTttatgaaaaactgaaacaacaaGAAGAAGTAAAAGATCTGAGG gctGTTGAAGAAGCTTTTGTCCCTGTtattaaactttgttttgatGGAATAGAG attgatATTTTGTTTGCAAGATTAGCACTGCAAACTATTCCTGAGGACTTAGACCTACGAGACGATAGCCTACTTAAAAATTTAGACATTAGATGCATACGAAGTCTTAATG GTTGCCGGGTAACCGATGAAATTCTGCATCTAGTACCAAACATTGACAACTTCAGGTTAACACTGAGAGCTATCAAACTGTGGGCAAAAC GCCACAACATCTATTCCAATATACTAGGTTTCCTTGGCGGTGTTTCCTGGGCTATGCTAGTAGCAAGAACTTGCCAGCTTTATCCAAATGCAATAGCATCAACTCTTGTACATAaatttttcttggtattttctAAATg GGAATGGCCAAATCCAGTGCTATTGAAACAGCCAGAAGAATGCAATCTTAATTTGCCTGTATGGGACCCAAGG GTAAACCCCAGTGATAGGTACCATCTTATGCCTATAATTACACCAGCATACCCACAGCAGAACTCTACCTACAATGTGTCCGTTTCCACACGGATGGTCATGGTTGAGGAATTTAAACAAG GTCTTGCTATCACAGATGAAATTTTGCTGAGTAAGGCAGAGTGGTCCAAACTTTTTGAAGCTCCAAACTTCTTTCAGAAGTACAA GCATTATATTGTACTTCTAGCAAGTGCACCGACAGAAAAACAGCGACTAGAATG GGTGGGCTTGGTGGAATCAAAAATCCGTATTCTAGTTGGAAACCTGGAGAAGAATGAATTCATTACACTGGCTCATGTGAATCCACAGTCATTCCCAGCACCCAAGGAGAATCCTGACAA GGAAGAATACCGTACAATGTGGGTGATTGGGTTGGTgtttaagaaaactgaaaattctgaaaatttaaGTGTTGATCTTACCTACGACATTCAGTCTTTTACAGATACAG TTTATAGGCAAGCAATAAACAGCAAGATGTTTGAGATGGATATGAAGATTGCTGCAAGGCATGTGAAACGTAAGCAGCTTCACCAACTGCTACCTAATCACgtgcttcagaaaaagaaaaag CATTCAACAGAAGGGATCAGGTTGACAGCTCTGAATGACAGCAGCCTAGACTTGTCTATGGACAGTGATAACAGCACGTCTGTGCCTTCGCCTACTAGTGCTATGAAGACTAGTCCATTGAACAGTTCTGGAAGTTCTCAGGG AAGCAGTCCTGCGCCAGCTGTAACAGCAGCATCTGTGACCAACATACAGGCTTCTGAAGTCACTGTGCCACAAATAAATTCCAGTGAAAGCTCAGGGG GTACTTCAAATGAAAGCATTCCTCAAACTGCCACACAACCAGCCATTTCTCCACCACCAAAGCCTACCATCTCTAGAATTGTTTCCTCAGCGTATCTATTAAATCCATCACCAAGAACTTCAGGAAATGTTGCAACAAAAATGCCTAGCCCTGTCACAGCAGTGAAAAGGACATCTTCTCCCCATAAAGAAGAGTCtcctaagaaaatgaaaattgaagaG caggATGAAATAAGTGAAGATACTAGCTGTATAGATTTGAATGAGCatgaaaaaatggaaactaaG gaGCAACTCGAGACAGAAGTGAATGTTAATTCTCAAACAGAAACTCTTCAGACAACTTCTCTGCAAGCTCCTCAg aaaacaccCAGTACAGACCTTTCAGATatccctgctctccctgcaaATCCTATTCCTGTTATCAAGAATTCAATAAAATTGAGATTGAACCGGTAA
- the PAPOLA gene encoding poly(A) polymerase alpha isoform X4: MPFPVTTQGSQTQQLQKHYGITSPISLAAPKEFDCMLTQKLIETLKPYGVFEEEEELQRRILILGKLNNLVKEWIREISESKNLPQSVIENVGGKIFTFGSYRLGVHTKGADIDALCVAPRHVERSDFFTSFYEKLKQQEEVKDLRAVEEAFVPVIKLCFDGIEIDILFARLALQTIPEDLDLRDDSLLKNLDIRCIRSLNGCRVTDEILHLVPNIDNFRLTLRAIKLWAKRHNIYSNILGFLGGVSWAMLVARTCQLYPNAIASTLVHKFFLVFSKWEWPNPVLLKQPEECNLNLPVWDPRVNPSDRYHLMPIITPAYPQQNSTYNVSVSTRMVMVEEFKQGLAITDEILLSKAEWSKLFEAPNFFQKYKHYIVLLASAPTEKQRLEWVGLVESKIRILVGNLEKNEFITLAHVNPQSFPAPKENPDKEEYRTMWVIGLVFKKTENSENLSVDLTYDIQSFTDTVYRQAINSKMFEMDMKIAARHVKRKQLHQLLPNHVLQKKKKHSTEGIRLTALNDSSLDLSMDSDNSTSVPSPTSAMKTSPLNSSGSSQGSSPAPAVTAASVTNIQASEVTVPQINSSESSGGTSNESIPQTATQPAISPPPKPTISRIVSSAYLLNPSPRTSGNVATKMPSPVTAVKRTSSPHKEESPKKMKIEEDEISEDTSCIDLNEHEKMETKEQLETEVNVNSQTETLQTTSLQAPQKTPSTDLSDIPALPANPIPVIKNSIKLRLNR; encoded by the exons TCCCGTTACAACCCAGGGATCACAAACACAGCAACTACAGAAGCATTATGGCATTACCTCACCTATCAGTTTAGCTGCCCCCAAGGAGTTTGACTGCATGCTTACCCAGAAATTAATCGAAACCCTAAAACCTTATGGTGTatttgaagaggaagaagaactGCAACGCAG GATTCTAATTTTGGGAAAATTAAATAACCTGGTAAAGGAATGGATACGGGAAATCAGTGAAAGCAAG AATCTTCCACAGTCTGTAATAGAAAATGTTGGAGGAAAAATTTTTACATTTGGATCCTATAGATTAGGGGTTCATACAAAAG GTGCTGATATTGATGCCCTGTGTGTTGCACCAAGACATGTtgaaagaagtgattttttcaCATCGTTttatgaaaaactgaaacaacaaGAAGAAGTAAAAGATCTGAGG gctGTTGAAGAAGCTTTTGTCCCTGTtattaaactttgttttgatGGAATAGAG attgatATTTTGTTTGCAAGATTAGCACTGCAAACTATTCCTGAGGACTTAGACCTACGAGACGATAGCCTACTTAAAAATTTAGACATTAGATGCATACGAAGTCTTAATG GTTGCCGGGTAACCGATGAAATTCTGCATCTAGTACCAAACATTGACAACTTCAGGTTAACACTGAGAGCTATCAAACTGTGGGCAAAAC GCCACAACATCTATTCCAATATACTAGGTTTCCTTGGCGGTGTTTCCTGGGCTATGCTAGTAGCAAGAACTTGCCAGCTTTATCCAAATGCAATAGCATCAACTCTTGTACATAaatttttcttggtattttctAAATg GGAATGGCCAAATCCAGTGCTATTGAAACAGCCAGAAGAATGCAATCTTAATTTGCCTGTATGGGACCCAAGG GTAAACCCCAGTGATAGGTACCATCTTATGCCTATAATTACACCAGCATACCCACAGCAGAACTCTACCTACAATGTGTCCGTTTCCACACGGATGGTCATGGTTGAGGAATTTAAACAAG GTCTTGCTATCACAGATGAAATTTTGCTGAGTAAGGCAGAGTGGTCCAAACTTTTTGAAGCTCCAAACTTCTTTCAGAAGTACAA GCATTATATTGTACTTCTAGCAAGTGCACCGACAGAAAAACAGCGACTAGAATG GGTGGGCTTGGTGGAATCAAAAATCCGTATTCTAGTTGGAAACCTGGAGAAGAATGAATTCATTACACTGGCTCATGTGAATCCACAGTCATTCCCAGCACCCAAGGAGAATCCTGACAA GGAAGAATACCGTACAATGTGGGTGATTGGGTTGGTgtttaagaaaactgaaaattctgaaaatttaaGTGTTGATCTTACCTACGACATTCAGTCTTTTACAGATACAG TTTATAGGCAAGCAATAAACAGCAAGATGTTTGAGATGGATATGAAGATTGCTGCAAGGCATGTGAAACGTAAGCAGCTTCACCAACTGCTACCTAATCACgtgcttcagaaaaagaaaaag CATTCAACAGAAGGGATCAGGTTGACAGCTCTGAATGACAGCAGCCTAGACTTGTCTATGGACAGTGATAACAGCACGTCTGTGCCTTCGCCTACTAGTGCTATGAAGACTAGTCCATTGAACAGTTCTGGAAGTTCTCAGGG AAGCAGTCCTGCGCCAGCTGTAACAGCAGCATCTGTGACCAACATACAGGCTTCTGAAGTCACTGTGCCACAAATAAATTCCAGTGAAAGCTCAGGGG GTACTTCAAATGAAAGCATTCCTCAAACTGCCACACAACCAGCCATTTCTCCACCACCAAAGCCTACCATCTCTAGAATTGTTTCCTCAGCGTATCTATTAAATCCATCACCAAGAACTTCAGGAAATGTTGCAACAAAAATGCCTAGCCCTGTCACAGCAGTGAAAAGGACATCTTCTCCCCATAAAGAAGAGTCtcctaagaaaatgaaaattgaagaG gATGAAATAAGTGAAGATACTAGCTGTATAGATTTGAATGAGCatgaaaaaatggaaactaaG gaGCAACTCGAGACAGAAGTGAATGTTAATTCTCAAACAGAAACTCTTCAGACAACTTCTCTGCAAGCTCCTCAg aaaacaccCAGTACAGACCTTTCAGATatccctgctctccctgcaaATCCTATTCCTGTTATCAAGAATTCAATAAAATTGAGATTGAACCGGTAA